One genomic region from Epinephelus moara isolate mb chromosome 8, YSFRI_EMoa_1.0, whole genome shotgun sequence encodes:
- the LOC126395027 gene encoding zinc finger protein with KRAB and SCAN domains 8-like yields MSSVEYLREFVNERLAVAAEEIFGVFKRTIVEYEEELDRQRRLLENVWKPGINLGMTELPHQHVCKEEEVLADQERSSSLDQEDPEPPQIKEEPEELCTSQEGEQLELKEEADTFMIAPYEDSDNSEDQTPYLNSDETQSVVEEQPLSYVSVISSGGSEANSDHQLLSHNYHYVAGSQDQTGGKHGDAGSCSGDAELKQQSQQHKSNTYTYHVYNPAMSSMHRLNTHTGEKSFKCDTCERVFKSKFHLQRHQTIHTGEKPYSCKICGKDFRHNSTLKVHIRTHTGEKPYSCKVCGKRFSDNSPLKRHMRVHTDEKKTYTCKTCGKRFCQMSDLRAHARIHTGEKPFKCETCGRAFRLSGHLRIHIRAHNGEKPYVCKICGNRYFRVSHLLNHMAAHTGE; encoded by the exons ATGAGCGACTGGCTGTAGCTGCTGAGGAAATATTCGGAGTTTTTAAAAGGACTATCGTCGAGTACGAGGAGGAGCTCGACCGTCAGCGCAGGCTGCTGGAAAACGTCTGGAAACCTGGAATTAATTTAGGAATGACAG AGCTCCCACACCAACATGTctgtaaggaggaggaggttctCGCTGACCAGGAGAGGAGCTCCAgtctggaccaggaggacccagagcctccgCAGATCAAAGAGGAGCCGGAGGAGCTCTGCaccagtcaggagggagagcagcttgaaCTGAAGGAGGAGGCTGATACCTTTATGATCGCTCCTTATGAGGACAGTGACAACAGTGAAGATCAGACTCCATACCTGAACAGTGATGAAACTCAAAGTGTGGTGGAAGAGCAGCCTCTGAGCTACGTGTCAGTCATAAGCTCTGGGGGATCAGAGGCAAACAGTGACCACCAGCTCCTCTCTCACAATTATCACTATGTAGCTGGGAGCCAGGATCAGACAGGAGGCAAGCACGGAGACGCAGGATCATGCTCAGGAGATGCAGAGCTGAAACAACAGAGTCAACAACACAAAAGCAACACTTACACTTACCATGTATACAACCCTGCTATGTCGTCAATGCATCGCTTGAATACTCACACAGGTGAAAAGTCATTCAAATGTGACACGTGTGAAAGAGTTTTTAAGTCTAAGTTCCATCTGCAGAGACACCAGACgatacacacaggtgagaagccatattCGTGCAAGATCTGCGGGAAGGACTTCAGACACAACAGCACCTTGAAAGTCCACATAAGAACGCACACGGGCGAGAAACCATATTCTTGCAAGGTCTGCGGGAAAAGATTCAGTGACAATTCCCCGTTGAAAAGGCACATGAGAGTCCACACGGATGAGAAGAAGACGTACACGTGTAAAACGTGCGGGAAGAGATTCTGTCAGATGTCAGATTTGAGAGCCCACGCGAGAATCCACACGGGCGAGAAGCCGTTTAAATGTGAAACGTGTGGCAGAGCTTTCAGACTTAGTGGTCACTTAAGGATCCACATCAGAGCACACAATGGTGAGAAGCCGTACGTTTGCAAGATCTGTGGGAATAGATACTTCCGTGTGTCTCATTTGCTAAATCATATGGCAGCACATACAGGCGAGTAG